In one window of Candidatus Scalindua sp. DNA:
- a CDS encoding peptidoglycan recognition protein family protein yields the protein MIKLEGSTFRLLLFILPLLYGCSTPVTKLPVQSKYVAPVSPKPEILIPNAIQSELERFKPRHWKYIVIHHSASDAGNASSIGKYHREVNGWENGLGYHFLIGNGNGAGDGQIEVGNRWNSQIDGAHAGNGEYNKYGIGICLVGNFEDRYPTDPQITSLVYLVNYLQKCCNISKENIVMHCNVRQTVCPGNHFPYYKVLANLR from the coding sequence ATGATTAAATTAGAAGGATCGACTTTCAGACTTTTGCTGTTTATCTTACCTCTGTTATACGGTTGCAGTACACCAGTGACAAAGCTTCCAGTACAAAGCAAATATGTTGCGCCTGTATCACCTAAACCGGAAATTCTTATCCCAAATGCCATTCAAAGCGAGTTGGAAAGATTTAAACCCAGGCACTGGAAATACATTGTAATCCATCACAGTGCGTCTGATGCGGGGAATGCCTCTTCAATCGGGAAATATCACCGGGAGGTCAATGGGTGGGAGAATGGCTTAGGCTACCATTTCTTAATTGGAAATGGAAATGGCGCAGGTGATGGTCAAATAGAAGTTGGCAATAGATGGAACAGCCAGATAGATGGTGCACATGCTGGAAATGGAGAGTACAATAAATATGGCATCGGTATCTGCCTGGTGGGGAACTTTGAGGATAGATATCCTACAGATCCACAAATTACATCCCTTGTTTACCTGGTAAATTATCTCCAGAAATGTTGTAATATATCAAAAGAAAATATTGTCATGCATTGTAACGTACGGCAAACCGTATGCCCTGGTAACCATTTTCCGTATTATAAGGTTCTGGCCAATCTGAGGTAA
- a CDS encoding rhomboid family intramembrane serine protease: protein MLPIRDKNPSNTFPFVTIVIIVVNVFMFLVEISLETELDGFLMNYGVVPRKIMHHIQVGDSTNFTSVFPFFSSMFLHGGVFHLVGNMWYLWIFGDNIEDELGHFKYLCFYVFCGMTASLVHVFFNSNSGTPCIGASGAIAGVLGAYTIRFPYARVVTIIPIVFIWPIIELPAMVVLGFWFVIQFFNGAASITASVSGGGVAWWAHIGGFISGISTFYVLRKVFGENQR from the coding sequence ATGCTACCCATACGAGATAAAAATCCATCAAACACCTTTCCATTCGTAACGATTGTAATTATTGTTGTAAATGTATTTATGTTTCTTGTGGAAATCTCTTTGGAAACAGAACTGGATGGTTTTCTCATGAATTATGGTGTTGTTCCGCGTAAGATTATGCATCATATTCAGGTAGGTGATTCAACCAATTTTACCTCTGTTTTCCCCTTTTTTTCATCAATGTTTCTGCACGGTGGGGTGTTTCATCTTGTTGGTAATATGTGGTATTTGTGGATTTTTGGTGACAATATTGAAGATGAATTGGGGCATTTTAAATACCTCTGCTTTTATGTCTTTTGCGGGATGACTGCATCTCTTGTTCATGTCTTTTTTAATAGTAATTCAGGTACTCCATGCATTGGTGCCAGCGGTGCAATAGCTGGTGTCCTGGGTGCCTATACAATTAGATTTCCTTATGCAAGGGTTGTAACAATTATTCCTATCGTGTTTATATGGCCAATCATAGAATTGCCCGCTATGGTTGTTCTGGGATTCTGGTTTGTTATACAATTTTTTAATGGAGCGGCATCGATTACTGCCTCAGTTTCTGGCGGTGGTGTTGCCTGGTGGGCTCACATTGGAGGTTTTATTTCGGGAATATCCACATTTTATGTCCTGCGAAAAGTTTTTGGTGAGAACCAGAGATAA
- a CDS encoding flippase-like domain-containing protein: MKLDKKKIVFLFGILVSAVCSWLFIRKVEWASLHRAFSEAKYIYVLPTIFIIFVSYYIRAIRWAWLLAPVKKVSILNLFSVTIIGFMANNVLPARVGEIIRPVMIAKRENVRLSTAAATVIIERVFDILSLIVLATVTLFLLPANITQKDQTGIADYANSAAHQEIIDEETKDNDPDALKTTDKDEINISTIKQLKKWSKLFTCFGGVSVLFLFLLSTYPRHASAVAKTLIFFLPHRLKDSLIGLIDSFVSGLQIFDNKKDLFSAGILSFVIWILNAAGIYILAYSFNLNLSFVGACFVMVCLSLAVALPQAPGYIGVFHIATQKTLSLFDIGMSSAQSYAILLWATSIIPVTLIGFMLLWREGMGIMTITKQEETV; the protein is encoded by the coding sequence TTGAAACTGGATAAAAAAAAGATAGTCTTTCTGTTCGGAATTCTTGTAAGCGCGGTTTGCTCGTGGCTTTTTATCAGAAAGGTTGAATGGGCAAGTTTACACAGGGCCTTTTCAGAAGCAAAATATATCTATGTTCTCCCAACAATCTTCATTATTTTCGTCAGCTATTATATAAGGGCCATCAGATGGGCATGGTTATTGGCACCAGTAAAAAAAGTCTCTATCCTTAATCTGTTTTCTGTAACGATCATTGGTTTCATGGCAAACAATGTATTGCCAGCAAGGGTTGGTGAAATAATAAGGCCAGTCATGATAGCAAAGAGAGAGAATGTCAGATTATCTACTGCTGCTGCTACTGTAATAATAGAAAGAGTATTCGATATTCTGAGTTTAATAGTGTTAGCCACCGTAACGTTATTCCTTCTTCCAGCAAATATCACACAGAAAGATCAAACAGGGATTGCTGACTATGCAAATTCCGCTGCACACCAAGAAATAATAGACGAAGAAACGAAAGATAATGATCCAGACGCCCTGAAGACAACAGACAAGGACGAAATTAATATCTCCACAATCAAGCAATTAAAGAAATGGTCGAAGCTCTTCACTTGCTTCGGAGGTGTTTCCGTTCTCTTTCTTTTTCTCTTATCAACATATCCCCGACACGCATCTGCAGTTGCTAAAACGTTGATCTTCTTCCTGCCTCACCGTCTGAAAGATAGCCTAATTGGGCTAATTGACTCTTTTGTCTCAGGATTACAGATATTTGACAACAAAAAAGATCTATTTTCTGCAGGGATACTTTCCTTCGTTATATGGATACTCAATGCTGCAGGAATATATATTTTAGCTTATTCCTTTAATCTTAATCTATCTTTTGTGGGGGCCTGTTTCGTTATGGTATGCCTGTCACTGGCTGTAGCACTGCCACAGGCTCCGGGTTATATAGGAGTTTTTCACATTGCCACACAAAAAACTCTCTCTCTGTTCGACATTGGCATGTCTTCAGCACAGAGTTATGCAATACTCTTATGGGCAACATCCATTATCCCGGTCACCCTGATAGGTTTCATGTTACTGTGGAGAGAAGGTATGGGTATTATGACTATAACGAAGCAAGAAGAAACAGTATGA
- the clpB gene encoding ATP-dependent chaperone ClpB, translating into MRYDKFTIKSQDAIQEAQQFAASKNHQQLDPLHLLFSLLKQRQGVVIPIIKKLGANEEEIFTKTEKAINSLPQVSGSQGQFIGNELNEIFNNALIEANRLKDEYVSVEHLFIALADRKQSAAGRILNESGITKNDIFTALKEIRGSQRITDQNPEEKYQALERYSKDLVDLARKGKLDPVIGRDEEIRRVIQVLSRRTKNNPVLIGEPGVGKTAIAEGLALRIVNGDVPEGLKNKGLRSLDMGALIAGAKFRGEFEDRLKAVLKDIDAAEGQMILFIDELHTVVGAGAAEGAVDASNLLKPALARGELRCIGATTLDEYRKYIEKDAALERRFQPVFVGEPSVEDTIAILRGLKERYDIHHGVRIKDSALVAAATLSERYIADRFLPDKAIDLIDEAASRLRMEIDSMPTELDEIERKITQLEIEREALKKEKDAESKKRMEKQERHLSELHEECRALRVQWENEKKIIKEIQTLNTNIDQARIDEQKAERNGELEKVAEIRYSVLRNYEQKLKQKHDELLGIQKDRCLLKEEVDSDDIADVVSKWTGIPVSRMLEGEKEKLVKMENRLRERVIGQDEPIVAVSNSVRRARAGLQDPRRPIGTFLFLGPTGVGKTELCKALASFLFDDENAMVRIDMSEFMEQHSVARLIGAPPGYVGYEEGGRLTEAIRRRPYSVILFDEIEKAHRDVFNILLQVFDDGRLTDGHGRTVDFKNTIIVMTSNIASQIIQEYAGNEQDEELKKRVTVALKELFRPEFLNRIDEIMIFNSLTREHLAKVVEIQLKELKKRLLEHNLTLSVTESAKMKLVQEGYDITYGARPLKRTIQRLIENPLSLQILQGKFTDGDEITADTEGDAVVFKTRALTTS; encoded by the coding sequence ATGAGATATGATAAATTTACGATAAAATCACAGGATGCAATACAGGAAGCCCAGCAGTTCGCTGCCTCCAAGAACCACCAGCAGCTGGATCCATTACATCTATTATTTTCCCTGCTCAAGCAACGACAAGGGGTGGTAATCCCTATCATAAAAAAGTTGGGTGCAAATGAAGAAGAAATATTCACAAAAACAGAGAAGGCAATCAATTCGCTACCACAAGTAAGTGGATCCCAGGGCCAATTTATCGGTAACGAGTTAAATGAAATTTTTAATAATGCACTCATTGAAGCAAATAGATTGAAAGATGAGTATGTCAGCGTGGAACACCTTTTTATTGCCTTGGCAGACAGAAAACAGAGTGCTGCAGGGAGGATATTAAATGAATCCGGAATTACCAAAAATGATATTTTTACAGCTCTTAAGGAAATAAGGGGGAGCCAGAGGATTACGGACCAGAATCCAGAGGAAAAGTATCAGGCACTGGAACGCTACAGCAAAGATCTTGTCGATCTGGCAAGAAAAGGAAAATTAGATCCTGTTATTGGCAGGGATGAGGAGATAAGGCGTGTTATTCAGGTATTATCCCGCAGGACAAAAAACAATCCCGTTTTAATTGGAGAGCCGGGAGTGGGAAAGACTGCCATTGCAGAGGGTCTGGCACTGCGTATCGTCAATGGTGATGTACCTGAAGGACTAAAAAATAAAGGACTGCGCTCTTTAGATATGGGAGCTTTAATAGCAGGTGCAAAATTCAGGGGAGAGTTTGAGGACAGGTTAAAGGCAGTATTAAAGGATATCGATGCTGCTGAAGGGCAGATGATCCTCTTTATTGACGAGCTCCATACCGTTGTCGGAGCAGGTGCTGCAGAAGGTGCGGTAGACGCATCAAATCTCCTGAAACCCGCCCTGGCACGTGGCGAACTTCGATGCATTGGAGCCACCACATTGGATGAGTACAGAAAGTACATCGAGAAGGATGCAGCTCTGGAAAGGAGATTTCAGCCTGTGTTTGTGGGCGAACCATCGGTGGAAGACACCATAGCAATCCTTCGAGGATTAAAGGAGCGCTATGATATTCATCACGGTGTCAGAATTAAGGACTCTGCGTTAGTCGCCGCAGCAACACTTTCAGAGAGATATATCGCCGACAGATTCCTTCCTGATAAAGCCATTGACCTGATAGACGAAGCAGCATCAAGGCTCAGAATGGAAATTGACAGTATGCCAACAGAACTTGATGAGATTGAACGAAAGATTACCCAGTTGGAAATAGAAAGAGAGGCCTTGAAAAAGGAGAAGGATGCAGAGTCTAAAAAAAGGATGGAAAAGCAGGAACGTCACCTGTCAGAGCTTCACGAAGAGTGCCGGGCATTAAGGGTACAGTGGGAAAATGAGAAGAAGATTATCAAGGAAATACAGACCTTGAATACAAACATCGACCAGGCGCGTATTGATGAGCAAAAAGCTGAAAGAAATGGTGAACTTGAAAAGGTCGCTGAAATTCGCTACAGCGTGTTGAGAAATTATGAGCAAAAACTGAAACAAAAACACGATGAGTTGCTAGGTATACAGAAAGATCGCTGTTTGCTCAAAGAAGAGGTGGACTCAGACGATATTGCAGATGTTGTCTCCAAGTGGACGGGTATACCTGTATCTAGAATGCTTGAAGGGGAAAAAGAAAAACTTGTTAAAATGGAAAATCGCCTGAGGGAGAGAGTGATAGGACAGGATGAGCCAATAGTGGCCGTTTCTAATTCGGTGAGAAGAGCCCGTGCAGGTCTTCAAGATCCCCGACGCCCTATTGGAACTTTCTTATTTCTCGGTCCTACCGGTGTGGGAAAAACAGAATTGTGCAAGGCACTGGCTTCTTTTCTTTTTGATGACGAAAATGCAATGGTCAGGATCGACATGTCAGAATTTATGGAGCAACATTCCGTGGCAAGGCTTATCGGCGCTCCTCCGGGTTATGTAGGATACGAGGAGGGCGGAAGATTGACCGAGGCCATTAGACGGAGACCATATTCGGTAATCCTGTTTGACGAAATTGAAAAAGCACACCGGGACGTATTCAACATTTTGTTACAGGTTTTTGATGATGGGAGATTAACGGACGGGCATGGAAGGACAGTAGATTTTAAGAATACTATCATTGTAATGACATCAAATATAGCGAGTCAAATAATTCAGGAATATGCCGGAAATGAGCAGGATGAAGAGCTGAAAAAGAGAGTTACTGTGGCGTTAAAGGAGCTATTTAGACCAGAATTCTTAAATCGGATTGACGAAATAATGATATTTAACAGCTTAACAAGGGAACACTTGGCCAAGGTAGTGGAAATACAACTGAAAGAACTGAAGAAGAGACTCCTGGAGCATAATTTAACCTTGTCGGTAACAGAATCAGCAAAGATGAAACTGGTTCAAGAAGGATATGATATTACCTATGGCGCAAGACCATTAAAGAGAACAATACAAAGGCTGATTGAAAATCCTCTATCATTACAGATTCTTCAGGGAAAATTTACCGACGGTGATGAAATAACAGCAGACACTGAAGGAGATGCTGTTGTATTCAAAACCAGAGCCCTTACGACCTCTTAG